The Faecalibacterium sp. I3-3-33 DNA window CAGCGCCAGCAGTACCGTGGGGAACACCTCGATGCGGCTGTCCAGCCCGGACAGCCGTCCCACCGGACGCGCCAGATTGTACCGGCGCAGGGTGCGCATGAGCTTTTCCAGCGTTTGCTGGTCCAGCTTGCGGGGCAGGTTCATCTTTTGCAATTCGGCCTGTACTTCTTCCACCGTGACCAGCACCTCGTCCGCGCTGGCGGCAAGGCTTTCCCGCTTTTGCAGGTACAAAAGCCGCAGCACCAGCAGCAAAATGCTTTCGTACTTGAGCAGCCGCGCCTGACTGCCCTCGTGCTCGTTGACCAGTGCCGCCGCCTGCATGGGCGCGGGGTACAAAAGCACCGCGTAGCCCAAGGGCTTGAACACCGCCCGCACCTCGTTGAGGTGGTCCTGAATATACAGATATTTCGCCCGCTGTTCCTCTACGCAGCCCAGCACAAAGCAGTGGTTGAGCAGATAGTTTGCGGTCTCTTCCAGCAGATCAATGGTTGCCATCCGTGTTTACCTCCTTGCGGCGGGTCAGGACAAAATCCTGAAACCGGAAGCCGCCGCGCTCCACCCAGTTTCCGGTCAGGGTGATATCATACTCCCGGTGCGGCGACTGGGAATAGGTGTGCAGGCCGATGATGCCTGTAAAATCGTTCGGGTATTCCTCCACAAGGGTGGAGGCGTTCACCTGCCCGCGGGCAGCCAGTGCCTGCCGCGCCAGCAGCGCCACGTTTTCCTCGGTGACGGCAAGGCGGGCGTAATCCAGCAGCAGCTGCTGCTCCTGCCGCAGCCGTTCGGGGTCAAGGGGCTCGGTGCGCACCGGGGCAAGGGGCGCTTCGGTGCGGGGCGCGGCGGGAGGATACAGCGGCTTTGTGCCGAACACTGCCGCCGGGTACAGGCGCAGCCGTGCTGCCACCGGGCCGTCGTCCGGCTCGAACAGCTGCTCCGGGCTGCGAATGTCCTCCGCATAGCGGCGCAGCAGGGCGGTGACGCTGCCCTGCGCCGAGCGGTCGCTCAGCAGCAAAAACTGTGCCCGCTGCACCGCCCGCTTGCGGTAGCGGATGTGGCTGGCGTCGATCTCCTTCATCAGGGTGCTCATCTCTTCCAGCGCGTCCCGCTGCTGCTGGATGAGGGCACGCACCCGGGGTGCAGCTTCACCGGGGGCGCAGCGCTCCACCCGGGCGTAATCCAGCGCCAGCCGGGGCAGCTGGTTCTGCTCGCAGTCGTCCAGCTCTTCTTCCAGATAGGCGCGGTAATTGAACAGGTTATCGCTGGTTTTAAAGCGGTGGTACGCCGCCGCCACCACCTTTTCCTCGTACTGGTCGAACAGTTCCAGCACCTCCTGCGGGGTGCGGTTATGGGTCAGGCGGTCGATATAATGCCCGATGGAAGCGTTGAGGGCGCGCAGGGACTTGTTCAAAGTTTCAAGGTCTGCCGCCACCTCCCGCAGCACGTTCTCGTAGGGGCTTTTTTCCTGTCCGATGCTGCCCAGCAGCTGCCACGCCTTGTACAGCTTGCCGGTATAGGTGACCACCCGGGGGTTCAATATCTCTTCCAGCGCATCCAGCAGCGGGGTGACCTCCGGCATAAAGGCAAGGGTGGGCTCACTT harbors:
- a CDS encoding DUF4194 domain-containing protein, translated to MATIDLLEETANYLLNHCFVLGCVEEQRAKYLYIQDHLNEVRAVFKPLGYAVLLYPAPMQAAALVNEHEGSQARLLKYESILLLVLRLLYLQKRESLAASADEVLVTVEEVQAELQKMNLPRKLDQQTLEKLMRTLRRYNLARPVGRLSGLDSRIEVFPTVLLALPDADLADAAAESARTRTELGLYERPEGADMETGEGEA
- a CDS encoding Wadjet anti-phage system protein JetA family protein, giving the protein MQLFELVSPRLFRPLAGPNRAFYAELLLLLWEECRHTADYSISRAEAVSRAEDYFAALAKPLALDADGAGDEDEQPTRDPHTLAVGFLLRLRRTGWLEEQPGSYESEPTLAFMPEVTPLLDALEEILNPRVVTYTGKLYKAWQLLGSIGQEKSPYENVLREVAADLETLNKSLRALNASIGHYIDRLTHNRTPQEVLELFDQYEEKVVAAAYHRFKTSDNLFNYRAYLEEELDDCEQNQLPRLALDYARVERCAPGEAAPRVRALIQQQRDALEEMSTLMKEIDASHIRYRKRAVQRAQFLLLSDRSAQGSVTALLRRYAEDIRSPEQLFEPDDGPVAARLRLYPAAVFGTKPLYPPAAPRTEAPLAPVRTEPLDPERLRQEQQLLLDYARLAVTEENVALLARQALAARGQVNASTLVEEYPNDFTGIIGLHTYSQSPHREYDITLTGNWVERGGFRFQDFVLTRRKEVNTDGNH